In the genome of Balearica regulorum gibbericeps isolate bBalReg1 chromosome 14, bBalReg1.pri, whole genome shotgun sequence, the window CGTTTTGCCGAAATTGTGAGTTAcgatttttcaaataaatacattttcctatAAACCAGCGCTCTGTTTAGTTTGAATGTTCCTCACAGACACATCCATCTACATAAAATACACAGGAGAGGAAGCTGAGCTGTGACTTTGCTCTGATGACATAAAAACTTTTGTAAACACAATGTCATTTACAGTACGAGCAAGGAGGGaggacaaaaaataaacagcaagtgCCTGGCGCATCCCTTCAGGAGCACATGGAAaatttaataatcttttttccataaagctttgttttccttttgatttatCCAGACAGGGCAGTGGCTGCTTGGCCATAAATAGATTGTATTTCTTGAGAGGCAATGGTTGCAGTCATCCTTTATGTCGCTGGAGGGGCGGTGCGGGAGGTGTGTGTACAGAGAAGATGCCACGGATTGCTGCTGAGAACAGGAGCATCCGGGCTCAGCGCAGCTACCACCACGGTGGGTGCCCGGCTCATCCCCGattcctcctgctcctttggTGGGGCTTTGACAACCTGAACCCCACTTGGGGTTGCGTGTGATGTTGTTGTAGGATCAAGCAGCGCAGTGATGTAGTTTGGGAGACGGGGGCAGTGTGTGGGTGCAGGACTGCACGAGCTCCAGCACACGTGAGCTCCCCTGTGCCCCAACGCTCCCCCAGCCCCTACAAGGCCTACGCTGGCACAGCGAGACACACGTGGCAAACCTTCCCCGGGAGCAGGGATGCCCTGAGCGGCTTTCGCAGCCAGTGCGCTTGTAGCCCAGCCTTGGCCGTGACCCCAGGGCTGGGTTCACTGCCGATCAAACTGACTTGATTTCGTTCACTTCTGCAGGTTCTCTCCCTCCTCACATCACCAGGAGGAAAATAATCCCCCCAGAGCAGCACCACGCATGCGGCCAGCCCCACGCACCTTTCCTTGAAGCAGACTCTGctcgtgcctcagtttcccaagCCTTTTTGCAACCGTTCCCGCCAGGCCTCCAGGAGCAGAACTGTTAGGAAGGTGCTGAGTGATTATTATTGCATTATTTCAGGCGAGTGCTATAAATACCCAGGGGCACCTTTAGACACAACCCAGCTGCCCGGGGGAGctggctcagccctgctctgtgcctgcGGCAGCCGTTGGAGGGGGGAATCGGAGGCAGCGGCTGGGTGCGGAGGTACCTCGGGGCATAACCTGCTGGGGGGACATGGGTGGGGGCCGTGGGGTGTCCGGGCTGCGACCTTCCTGGCTGCACCCCGGGGCTGCGGAGGagcctggggcggggggggatgcGGGCGCAGGAGGgtgcaggagggatgctgcagggagaCACTAGCAGGGAAGACAAGGGGAATATTTTACGGGGCTGCAATGTAaacagagctggagcagagccccTTTTTATGGAGTCCCTGTCCTGCCAGGGCATCTGCCAAGGCCCTGATTTACACTCCTATTTAGATAAGGGAGCCggaggggggggagcagagctggcgTCAAAGTCACAGGACACCCCGGGCTGCCGCTCGCTGGGTGCTGATAAGGAGGTGGCTGAGGGGCCGGGGCCAAAACTGCAGCCCCTGTCCCGGGGCAGGGGATGGGTGCGGAGCTGGGTGGCTCCTGGTGggttggggtgctgggggctgcggaCACCCAGGATAACCTCACCCCTCAACATGTGGCACCGGCCCCCCCTCGCCATGGCCTGGCCAGGAGGGCAGGAAATCTTTCTCTGGGAAGGATTTGAAGGAAAACAGGTGGAGAGAAACATGGTTCCTCCTGCCATGCCAGCTATAAATCGCCTAATCCGAACCGCTCGGTGTTTCCCCCCTGTGCAAGCAGGGAGATGTGAAATTAAAGAAACTCACCAAAAGTTTGAGAAGTGCTAAATTTGGACGCCATGACAAAGGCAGTCTGGTTTGATTTAGAAGGTGTCGGAGTGAAAAGGGCTCcggttttattattttactaaaaCACGAAAGATTAGAACgattttccaaaggaaaatcaACGCGCCAGTCCCACTATTTGCTCAGCTGAGCACTTCCAAAGTGCGCAAGGTCCAGGGACCTCCATGGGGGGGGTGGGATAAAGCAAGATAACCCCCAGGCTTGGGCTGGGCTTACCTGGCTTGGCGGCCGGGGGCTGGAGGTGGCTCTGGTGCACGGCTCGAGGCGACGGCTCCGAGCTGGACGTAGCTGTGAGTGGCCTGTGCAATGCAGGGCTATAGGGATGGAAgggttgggtggggtttttttttttgggggggggtgttttcAGGGATGGGGTTGGGTGGCACAGACCCTAGCCCAGCAGTTTGCTGGATCAGGGCTTTTACAGGGTCAGGGAGAGGCTCAGCGAGGAGCCTGGCTGGTTGGTCACAGCAGGACACCACGGGTGATGCTGTGCCAACATGGGGGGGGCAAGGCATGAAGCAGGACCCCTGTCCCTCTCCCAGGTGGGCACTGGCCCCCGACGGCTCCAAGCAAGGCTCAAGGATCCCACCCAGCCACTGGCATTTTGGAGGAAATCAGGGACATGACACCCTATCCAAGGCCTGACTCTAACGGGAGAGTAATCACTAGCAAATGTTTGCAGGGCGCTTGTTTaaagggggtggggaaggggggggggggggctttgcaGCAGCTAAGAACAAAGCCGGGGGGGGAGCGAAGCTGGGCAGATCCAGTACGGCTGTCCCCCCTTGGCCGCCGAGGCCCGGCAGAACCCAGAGACCCGCTTGcaccctgccccggcccccccggcctCCTGCCTTTGCAACTCGCCTTGTAACAGCTAACGATGGAAAATCCAAGGCATTTAAGTGGCTCCCGAATCCGCCCGGGAACCGTGATTGAGAGAAGTCAAATAAAAtttgtcatctttaaaatgCAGGAGGACGTTAATGGTGTGTTAGCCCGGATGATTAATACAAGCGCCTGCAAACAACCCTCCAACGTTTCCACCCTCCGCTGCAAGATGAATCGCTGGAAAGCGCCGTTAATCGCTAACATACCTTGGGCCCAAAGCCCCTTCCTGCCCCGCCACGCTGTGATCACCACCGCCGTGCCCAGTCTGTCCTCACTGGGAGTAACTGGAGCAAGAGCAGGGGTTGGCCCCAACATCACCCATCTGGGCTGGAGGCGAAGCGCGGGGTCTGGAAGCCATCGCCCTGGGGATCTGTCTCCCATGGGTGCAGAGGCGAGTGGGACATGCTGTCCCCTGCAGGGCCGCACGCTGGGCTCGGGTTTGGGGGCTGCAGTAGAGTACAAgatcccagccccagcaggacccccccagccctttTGTGGGCAGGCTGGGACAAGGACACTCAGGGCACATCCCCACCGCCCTATTGTAAATaagtttgtgtgtatgtatagtataatttttatatatttatatgtatgcCTGTACAGTCTCTGCATGGATGCGCAGCATACACGTGTGCGTGTTTATATGCAATGCATGcaatgtgtatgtgtgtttacACAGTATGCGTGTGcagcatgtgtgtgcatgtaatATACACACAGTGGCATTGTGTGTAGCATACGTGTGCTGCTTGTGTGCGTATGTAACATATACGGGTGCAGCTAAGCGCGTGCGTGCAACGTACTTGTGGGGTGGGTGTGTGTACAGCACAGATATGTGTACAGCGTATGCAGCATCTCTATGTTTGTGGTACGTACAGGTAACATGTCCAGTGTATTTGCGTGAGCAGCATACGTGTGTGGTGTAAACACATGCATGTGCAGCATACATGTGTGCGCAGTGTGTATTTGCAGAACGTGGGTGTGTGCCGTACGGTGCGTGCATGTGCAGCGTGCCTGAAGGTGTGTAGCGCACGTCTGTGTACAGCGTGCATTTTTGCAACACGGGTGTGCACTGAGACCACGCGTGAGCAACGCGCCCCGTGGGCTGGGAGCCCACCCGCCATCACGGCAGCCCCCGCCATGCCCAGCCCGGGCCGCGCAGCCCGGCCGCCCCCCAGCGCCTtcgccccttcccctccccatcatCCAGCTCCCTCGGCGGAGGCTGCTCATGCCCCGGCTGCGGGTGCGGCACCGGGCACCCCGCGCTCCCCGCATTCCCCTCCCACGGGGCCGAGCTCGTCCCGGGATCGGGCGCTCCCCCCGTCAGGGACCCTTGGGAAGCAGAAAGCTCCCCGGGACACCGCGGCCACGGAGCGCTCacacggcccggcccggcccggccgtcGGGGCTCCGGGCAACCGCGGCTCCCCCGCACCCGCTGCCGCCTCTGGTCCCCCGCCGGGCGCGGCGGCTCTCCGTGGGGGCTCGGACACCCCGGGCCCGGGAACGAGGAAGCGGAGGGGATCGACGGGGCGGGGGCTGGGGTCCCCCCTCGGGTCACTCCTCACCCCCTTCTCCCTGCAAGCAGGGAGCAAGCGGGAGGCGAGAGCAAACAGCGGAGGTGTGAGCCCAAATAAACCGAGTCAACAGCGCGGCGCACGCCCCctccgccgccccgctccccccggggCCCCCGAGCATCCTCCCCTGCCCATTGGCTCCGCGGCAGGGGGGGCCCCGGCCCTATATAAAGGCAGGACTGGGAGGTTCCAgaaggggttaaaaaaaaaaaaacaaaaccaacaaaccacaacaaaacccccaaaaccccaaaccccaaccgcaccaacccaaacccccaaagcCAGCTACCACTATCGCAGCCCCAAGCCGGAGCCGtgctccccgccgccgctgcctgCCGCGCCCGCCCGGCGGGGAGCGCTTCCCGGCCGGCCGCCGCGGCCATGGTGCGCTGCTGAGCGCGGCCCCCGGGGCCAGCGGGGCGGACCATGAACCTGGTGGGGAGCtaccagcaccaccaccaccaccatcaccaccacatGCTGCACGACCCTTTTCTCTTCGGGCCGGCGGCGCGGTGCCACCAGGAGCGCGCCTACTTCCCCGGCTGGGTGCTCAACCCGGCCGAGGTGGCCCCCGAGCTCGCCGGGCAAAGCCCTAGCTACGGCCCCGCCGAGTACGGTCCGGCCGGGCAGGGACGGCTGGAAGCGCTCAGCGGCCGCCTGGGCCGGCGGAAAGGCGTCGGGGGACCCAAGAAAGAGAGACGGAGGACGGAGAGCATCAACAGCGCCTTTGCCGAGCTCCGGGAGTGCATCCCCAACGTGCCCGCCGACACCAAGCTCTCCAAGATCAAGACCCTGCGCCTGGCCACCAGCTACATCGCCTACCTGATGGAGGTGCTGGCCAAGGACAGCCAGCCCGGGGACACCGAGGGCTTCAAAGCCGAGCTCAAGAAGGCCGACGGCAGGGAGAACAAGAGGAAACGGGAGACGGTAAGAGACGGACCGGGATCCCGCTGCCCCGCTCTCCCCGGGATGGGAGCGGGCGGGAAaagccccggggctgggggaaaaaaaaaataccaaaaaaacccgCTCCCactggagctttttttttttttccagcttaaaaataaaataaatttaaaaaaatccacccagGGGGTTGATCTCGGCGGAGAAAAGCCCGCTCCGACTTGTCCGGAGGGTTCCGACGGACCGGGCGGGCTCCGGGCGCTTTCCCCGAGGGATTAAACCCCCGGGACCGGCCGCGGCGGAGCCTCCCGCCGTCCGTCCTTCTCCTCTCCCGGCCGTTTTCCCGGGACGAGCGGGCGCGGGTGCGTTTCGGATCAAGGGCAGCCGGTTCTCCCCTTGCTGCGGCGGGcggagttggggggggggaaggacacGACTCCCCAAACCCCCTCTTTATCCTCGGGCTGATAAAAGCCGCTCGGAGCCGCGGGGCTCGGCTGCAGCCCCAAAGCGGGTGCAAGATGCGGGGCACCGGCGGGAGCCCTCCCCGGGACCTCCGCTCCGCTCCTGACCGCTCCTTTctgcgctccccccccccccatctcctcTCCCGCAGCAGCCCGAGGTCTATTCGCAGCCTTTGGGCCACGGCGAGAAGAAGCTGAAGGGCCGGACGGGTTGGCCCCAGCAGGTCTGGGCTCTGGAACTGAACCCCTGagggctgccccgctgccccgACGGCGCTCCCCGCTCGCCCCTCCATGTGCAATGTCGGAGagagcccggcccggcccccggaGCCCATCCAGGCGCAGGACGCGGGTACCcggcccggctccccccgcccccgccgaGGCGGATGCTCCAAGGGAGACAAGAGAAGGGCGCCTTGcggggccggatcctgcccgCCCCGTCGGCAGCGGGGACCGGCCGGGCCATTTCCCCCCTCGCCCCTTCCCCCGTTTGCAGTACTCGTTGCTCCTTCGATCGGCGGCTCCTGCCCTCCC includes:
- the HAND1 gene encoding heart- and neural crest derivatives-expressed protein 1 isoform X1, which gives rise to MNLVGSYQHHHHHHHHHMLHDPFLFGPAARCHQERAYFPGWVLNPAEVAPELAGQSPSYGPAEYGPAGQGRLEALSGRLGRRKGVGGPKKERRRTESINSAFAELRECIPNVPADTKLSKIKTLRLATSYIAYLMEVLAKDSQPGDTEGFKAELKKADGRENKRKRETQPEVYSQPLGHGEKKLKGRTGWPQQVWALELNP
- the HAND1 gene encoding heart- and neural crest derivatives-expressed protein 1 isoform X2; amino-acid sequence: MNLVGSYQHHHHHHHHHMLHDPFLFGPAARCHQERAYFPGWVLNPAEVAPELAGQSPSYGPAEYGPAGQGRLEALSGRLGRRKGVGGPKKERRRTESINSAFAELRECIPNVPADTKLSKIKTLRLATSYIAYLMEVLAKDSQPGDTEGFKAELKKADGRENKRKRETPEVYSQPLGHGEKKLKGRTGWPQQVWALELNP